The following proteins are co-located in the Deltaproteobacteria bacterium genome:
- a CDS encoding DUF3106 domain-containing protein produces the protein MKAKAVLLILGSLLCGGTALWAFNTAELRSMESPAASFRIAQNWDELSPRERARALNNYRRFKRLPPDKQQGLEKQYNRWQELPNEERDRIRRNYDRYRKMDSDQKEEFFRKYKSWQSAPR, from the coding sequence ATGAAAGCCAAAGCTGTTTTACTGATTCTTGGCAGCCTCTTGTGTGGAGGAACCGCCCTGTGGGCGTTCAACACGGCGGAGCTGCGTTCTATGGAGTCCCCAGCGGCCTCCTTCCGTATTGCGCAGAACTGGGACGAACTGTCGCCACGAGAACGGGCGCGTGCCCTCAATAACTATCGGCGATTTAAGCGCTTGCCTCCAGACAAACAGCAAGGACTGGAAAAACAATACAATCGCTGGCAAGAGCTTCCCAACGAAGAAAGGGACCGCATCCGCCGCAATTACGACCGCTACCGGAAGATGGACTCGGACCAGAAAGAAGAATTCTTCCGTAAATACAAAAGCTGGCAATCCGCGCCGCGCTAG
- a CDS encoding zf-HC2 domain-containing protein encodes MMTCESIQEELVAYRDGELSEQERSSIAAHLATCMECTREEAQLIKMTGFLTSMERMTPSPNFAPSFWERLEQEKVRGTVRPPNRLPVQENALVRWWQELRSTLTAWQLAPAFAAAASVLIFFGYLMTSSSKPPSVVKTPQEKSAANAPTTEAPASVAEKLEFFMNYKVIADLERLAQFDEIAAVELPGTQAVEVAQEEELPPDLLQNPSFFTHYPLLKRMEQLQSLEAVLDNPTGENEQNQG; translated from the coding sequence ATGATGACCTGTGAATCCATACAAGAAGAATTAGTGGCGTATCGCGATGGCGAGTTATCGGAACAAGAGCGATCCAGCATCGCCGCCCATCTGGCGACGTGCATGGAATGCACTCGTGAAGAGGCTCAGCTCATCAAGATGACAGGGTTCCTGACGAGCATGGAAAGGATGACCCCTTCTCCAAACTTCGCTCCGTCTTTCTGGGAACGCCTAGAACAAGAAAAGGTACGAGGCACGGTGCGACCGCCCAATCGGTTGCCTGTGCAGGAGAACGCCTTGGTGCGGTGGTGGCAAGAGTTGCGTTCCACGCTGACCGCGTGGCAGCTTGCCCCTGCCTTTGCCGCTGCGGCAAGCGTACTCATCTTCTTTGGCTACCTTATGACCTCCTCGTCGAAGCCGCCTTCGGTAGTCAAAACGCCACAAGAAAAGTCGGCAGCGAATGCTCCTACGACCGAGGCACCTGCAAGTGTGGCCGAAAAGCTAGAGTTCTTCATGAACTATAAAGTCATTGCCGACCTTGAGCGGCTCGCGCAGTTTGACGAGATTGCTGCGGTCGAACTGCCGGGAACGCAAGCCGTTGAAGTAGCGCAGGAAGAAGAGCTTCCGCCCGACCTGCTGCAAAATCCTAGCTTCTTCACGCATTACCCGCTGCTGAAAAGAATGGAACAATTGCAGAGCTTGGAGGCCGTGCTCGACAACCCGACCGGAGAGAACGAACAAAATCAAGGCTAG
- a CDS encoding sigma-70 family RNA polymerase sigma factor — MEQKERIAPHDDPDVQLMLRFQKGDAEAFRQLFSKFSPSVVNFAFRFVGTRERAEELTQEVFLQVYRWQERYEPKAKFSTWLFKIAHNHCLNEVRKGEYRVSRESLDSHLDSEGEERERDLPDPNPRKGDEILAAKQVAERIQHVMRRLPESQRSALTLSRLEGLSYYEVAEVLGTTEKAVKSLVFRATQSLREGLKEFLENHDDL; from the coding sequence ATGGAACAGAAAGAACGAATTGCACCACACGACGATCCCGATGTGCAGCTCATGCTGCGTTTCCAAAAGGGAGATGCGGAAGCGTTTCGGCAACTCTTCAGTAAATTCTCCCCATCCGTGGTAAATTTCGCCTTTCGTTTTGTCGGCACGAGGGAACGAGCCGAAGAGCTGACGCAGGAGGTCTTTTTACAAGTTTATCGTTGGCAAGAACGCTATGAACCCAAGGCCAAGTTTTCGACGTGGTTGTTCAAGATCGCCCATAACCATTGTCTGAACGAGGTGCGCAAGGGCGAATATCGTGTCAGTCGCGAGTCGCTCGACTCGCACCTCGATAGTGAAGGAGAAGAACGAGAACGAGATCTTCCCGATCCGAACCCACGGAAAGGCGACGAGATCCTCGCAGCCAAACAGGTGGCTGAGCGTATCCAACACGTCATGCGTCGGTTGCCGGAAAGCCAACGATCGGCCTTGACGTTGAGCCGGCTCGAAGGTCTGTCGTACTACGAAGTCGCCGAAGTGCTCGGCACGACGGAAAAAGCCGTCAAAAGCCTCGTCTTCCGTGCAACGCAAAGCCTCCGCGAGGGGCTGAAAGAATTTCTTGAGAACCATGATGACCTGTGA
- a CDS encoding PAS domain S-box protein, which yields MQPLFEEPLEEHLQRVEHYMRGCELLRFPREPSPLRTELAIFIHDRAVGIVTEWIGLATPTFPIPKERIPETIQNMIDALHRWARHIEEPSDSETYSYLHEHARHGFISHWPPSRFLAGQMNVRSLIVERLRETYAQNRKRLVELLILLDQEFYERILHITDFFVEAREEALRDEEESHRKGVENAPAPIFRISCEDGTILKANREAEKATGFSREEMIGTPIWALHPPEEQERLQQLSHATNAQGYVTCEDLHIIAKGGRVVPVSVYFGTIEHRGEHTIQGIYMDVSDRKHLESQLIQSEKMAAIGQLAAGIAHEIRNPLGIIMNALYDLSEILPTDNPEVREDLQIAKDEIVRAQEIITNLLEFSRESSAEMEEVNINELLRRTLRLMHKYLQTNNVRVLTSFGKVGTCVANQNALRQVFLNLITNAVQAMPKGGELRLRTQRAPDKNVVIECSDTGIGIAAQHLHSIFNPFFTTKEPGQGTGLGLSVVHSIIKRYRGNISVQSKPNLGTTFLIELPCPCATEKRRKEKPSVEVHAA from the coding sequence ATGCAGCCACTTTTTGAAGAGCCGCTCGAAGAACATCTCCAACGGGTCGAACACTACATGCGCGGCTGCGAGTTGCTGCGCTTCCCCAGAGAACCCAGTCCGTTGCGGACGGAGTTGGCGATCTTTATTCACGACCGAGCGGTCGGCATCGTCACCGAATGGATCGGCCTCGCCACTCCCACCTTTCCCATCCCCAAAGAACGGATTCCAGAGACTATCCAGAATATGATCGACGCGCTTCATCGCTGGGCACGCCATATCGAAGAGCCGAGCGATAGCGAAACCTACAGCTATCTGCACGAACATGCCCGTCACGGATTCATTTCGCATTGGCCGCCCTCGCGTTTCCTCGCCGGGCAGATGAACGTCCGCTCGCTGATTGTGGAACGCTTGCGGGAGACGTACGCGCAGAATCGCAAGCGCTTAGTCGAACTCCTTATCTTGCTGGATCAAGAGTTTTACGAGCGCATCTTGCACATCACGGATTTCTTCGTCGAGGCGCGAGAAGAAGCCCTGCGCGATGAAGAGGAGAGCCATCGCAAGGGTGTGGAGAATGCGCCGGCACCGATCTTCCGCATTAGTTGCGAAGATGGGACGATCCTCAAAGCGAATCGAGAAGCCGAAAAAGCCACGGGTTTCTCTCGAGAGGAAATGATTGGCACGCCGATTTGGGCCTTACACCCCCCGGAAGAACAAGAGCGGCTCCAACAACTGAGTCATGCAACCAATGCTCAAGGCTATGTCACTTGCGAAGATCTGCACATCATCGCCAAAGGAGGCCGTGTGGTCCCGGTGTCTGTGTACTTCGGTACGATCGAACACCGAGGAGAACACACGATCCAAGGCATCTACATGGACGTATCGGATCGCAAACATCTGGAGAGCCAACTGATTCAGTCGGAAAAAATGGCGGCGATCGGACAATTAGCTGCCGGTATCGCCCATGAGATCCGCAACCCGCTCGGCATCATCATGAACGCCCTCTACGATCTCAGCGAGATCTTGCCCACGGACAATCCCGAAGTACGCGAGGATCTGCAAATTGCCAAAGACGAGATCGTGCGTGCCCAGGAGATTATCACCAATCTGTTGGAGTTTTCGCGCGAAAGCAGTGCGGAGATGGAAGAAGTCAATATCAACGAGCTGCTCCGCCGCACGCTGCGGCTCATGCATAAATACTTGCAGACGAATAACGTCCGGGTGCTCACCTCGTTCGGCAAAGTTGGCACTTGCGTGGCGAACCAGAATGCTCTGCGGCAAGTCTTTCTCAATCTCATCACCAATGCCGTCCAAGCCATGCCTAAAGGCGGAGAACTGCGGCTCCGCACCCAGCGTGCTCCCGACAAAAATGTGGTGATCGAGTGCAGCGACACCGGCATCGGCATCGCTGCCCAACATCTGCATAGTATCTTCAACCCTTTCTTTACGACCAAAGAACCCGGTCAAGGCACGGGGCTTGGGCTGTCGGTGGTGCACTCGATTATTAAACGCTACCGCGGGAACATCAGCGTGCAGAGCAAGCCGAACCTTGGCACTACGTTTCTGATCGAGTTACCTTGCCCTTGCGCCACCGAGAAACGGCGCAAAGAGAAGCCGAGCGTCGAAGTCCACGCAGCCTAA
- a CDS encoding sigma-54-dependent Fis family transcriptional regulator, with the protein MNARVLLVDDETNMAKMQAKILQRKGYEVDTAGNGREALQKLERTNFDVVITDLKMPVMDGMQLLREMNIKEHGYAVIVVTGHGTIESAVEAMQRGAADYLTKPCNPDELLLKVDKLLETKRLREEVARLRREVRAYKKFGELIGQSSAMHHIYSMIGAVGANKSTVLITGESGTGKELVARTIHQKSPWAERPFIAINCGAMSETLLDSQLFGHRRGAFTGAIADHNGVFQSADGGTLLLDEIGEIPLALQVKFLRAIQEKEVTPLGSSRPVKVDVRLIAASNRNLEEEVKKGTFRDDLFYRLSVVPIHLPPLRERRDDIPFLIEHFIATFSKEYNVEPKRLAPAALDKLVAYPWPGNIRELQNVIERVFALSQSTEITLADLPVSIVGFEEKLPNFQEFSELPTLEAMERSLIATALRKSHGNKNEAARLLAIDRQRLYRKIDKYGLEASLREAEAEHGLVSAF; encoded by the coding sequence ATGAATGCGCGCGTTTTACTCGTCGATGACGAAACCAACATGGCCAAGATGCAGGCCAAGATCCTGCAACGCAAAGGCTACGAAGTCGATACTGCCGGCAATGGCCGCGAAGCCCTACAAAAGCTGGAGCGCACGAATTTCGATGTGGTCATCACCGACCTGAAAATGCCGGTGATGGACGGCATGCAGTTGCTGCGCGAGATGAACATCAAAGAGCACGGCTACGCCGTCATCGTCGTTACCGGGCATGGCACCATCGAAAGCGCGGTCGAGGCGATGCAACGCGGGGCAGCGGACTATCTGACCAAGCCGTGCAATCCGGATGAGCTGCTGTTGAAGGTCGATAAACTGCTGGAAACGAAACGGTTGCGGGAAGAAGTGGCGCGACTGCGGCGTGAGGTGCGAGCCTACAAAAAATTCGGCGAGTTGATCGGTCAGAGCTCAGCCATGCACCACATCTACAGCATGATCGGCGCGGTCGGCGCGAATAAAAGCACGGTGTTGATTACCGGCGAAAGCGGCACCGGTAAGGAGTTGGTCGCGCGCACGATTCATCAGAAAAGTCCTTGGGCGGAGCGTCCTTTTATCGCCATCAACTGTGGGGCCATGTCGGAGACGCTGCTGGATAGTCAGTTGTTCGGTCACCGCCGCGGGGCCTTCACTGGCGCGATCGCCGACCACAACGGCGTCTTTCAGTCAGCCGATGGCGGCACGCTCTTACTCGATGAAATTGGCGAGATTCCTCTCGCGCTTCAAGTCAAGTTTCTGCGCGCCATTCAGGAAAAAGAGGTCACGCCTCTGGGGTCTAGCCGACCGGTCAAAGTCGATGTCCGCTTGATCGCCGCCAGCAACCGCAATCTCGAAGAGGAAGTGAAAAAAGGGACGTTTCGCGACGATCTCTTTTACCGTCTCAGTGTCGTGCCCATTCATCTGCCGCCGTTGCGCGAGCGTCGCGACGACATTCCGTTCTTGATTGAGCATTTCATTGCCACCTTTAGCAAGGAGTACAACGTCGAGCCCAAACGCCTTGCACCGGCAGCGCTCGACAAGCTCGTTGCCTATCCGTGGCCGGGGAACATCCGCGAGTTACAAAACGTCATCGAGCGGGTCTTTGCTCTCTCGCAAAGCACGGAAATTACCCTGGCGGATCTGCCCGTCTCCATTGTTGGTTTTGAAGAAAAGCTCCCAAATTTTCAAGAATTTTCGGAATTGCCGACACTCGAAGCCATGGAACGTTCCTTAATCGCCACTGCGCTACGCAAGAGTCACGGCAATAAAAACGAAGCCGCGCGTCTCCTGGCGATTGATCGCCAACGGCTCTACCGCAAGATCGACAAATATGGTCTTGAAGCCTCGTTGCGTGAAGCTGAGGCTGAACACGGTCTCGTCTCTGCCTTCTGA
- the thiE gene encoding thiamine phosphate synthase, with the protein MSDFRLYFVTDRTQTNGRPLVEVVHAALDGGLQTVQLREKDLEGGELYRLASALRELTARYQARLFVNDRLDVALAVEADGVHLGQASVPVSTARQLLGPGKLIGVSTHSLDEITAAAGADFLLFGPVYFTPSKAEYGAPQGVERLRSAVLHSPAPVFAIGGIKQAQIPELLDVGAHGIGVITAISAAPDPAQATRQLLEQMR; encoded by the coding sequence ATGTCTGACTTCCGCCTCTATTTCGTGACTGACCGCACACAGACGAACGGTCGCCCACTCGTTGAAGTTGTGCATGCGGCCTTGGACGGTGGGCTACAAACCGTCCAACTTCGTGAGAAAGACCTGGAAGGTGGCGAACTGTACCGCCTCGCCTCGGCGCTGCGCGAGCTGACCGCTCGCTATCAGGCCCGCCTGTTCGTCAATGATCGCCTCGATGTGGCCTTGGCCGTGGAGGCTGACGGTGTCCATCTCGGGCAGGCTTCTGTGCCCGTCTCTACTGCTCGCCAACTGCTTGGTCCGGGAAAACTGATTGGCGTTTCGACGCATTCGCTCGACGAGATTACCGCGGCGGCGGGTGCGGATTTCCTTTTGTTCGGCCCTGTCTATTTCACGCCCTCGAAAGCCGAGTACGGCGCTCCTCAAGGTGTGGAACGTCTTCGTTCCGCAGTGCTACACAGCCCAGCGCCAGTTTTTGCCATTGGCGGAATCAAACAGGCTCAGATTCCTGAGCTGCTTGACGTCGGTGCCCATGGGATTGGGGTGATTACCGCCATCAGTGCGGCTCCCGACCCTGCTCAGGCAACCCGCCAGCTTCTTGAGCAGATGCGGTAA
- a CDS encoding thiazole synthase, with translation MKKDEDVMKDPFVLAGKEYRSRLIVGTGKYKDFAETKRAIEASGAEIVTVAVRRVNITDPSKENLLDYLDPKKYTILPNTAGCYTAEDAVRTCRLARAAGVGNLVKLEVIGSEKTLFPDVPATLEAAKTLVQDGFIVLPYIFDDPVACKRLEDLGCAAVMPLAAPIGSGLGIRNPYNLRIILEHSRVPVIVDAGVGTASDAAVALEMGCDAVLMNTAIAGAKDPILMAEAMKLGVEAGRKAFLAGRMPKKLYATASSPLDGMIE, from the coding sequence ATGAAAAAAGACGAGGATGTTATGAAAGACCCGTTCGTACTGGCAGGCAAAGAGTATCGATCCCGGCTGATCGTCGGCACCGGAAAATACAAAGATTTCGCCGAAACCAAACGTGCAATCGAAGCCTCGGGGGCGGAGATCGTGACGGTCGCCGTTCGCCGGGTCAACATTACCGATCCGAGCAAGGAAAATCTGCTCGATTACCTCGACCCGAAAAAATACACCATCCTGCCGAATACTGCTGGTTGCTACACCGCTGAAGATGCCGTGCGCACCTGTCGCCTTGCGCGTGCGGCTGGTGTGGGCAATTTGGTGAAGCTTGAAGTCATCGGCAGCGAAAAGACGTTGTTTCCAGATGTGCCAGCTACGTTGGAGGCTGCCAAGACGCTGGTACAAGACGGCTTCATCGTGCTGCCGTACATCTTCGATGACCCGGTTGCCTGTAAGCGGCTCGAAGACCTCGGGTGTGCGGCGGTGATGCCGTTAGCGGCACCGATCGGGTCCGGGCTTGGGATTCGCAATCCCTACAATCTCCGCATCATCCTCGAGCACAGCCGTGTGCCGGTCATTGTCGATGCCGGGGTGGGTACCGCGTCCGACGCGGCAGTGGCGTTGGAGATGGGGTGCGATGCCGTGTTGATGAACACGGCCATTGCCGGCGCCAAAGATCCCATCCTCATGGCCGAAGCTATGAAGCTCGGGGTCGAGGCCGGCAGAAAAGCCTTTCTAGCCGGACGCATGCCGAAGAAGCTGTACGCCACGGCGTCCAGTCCGCTCGACGGGATGATTGAGTAG
- the thiS gene encoding sulfur carrier protein ThiS, which yields MTVTLNGETRECRDGMTVAELVAELGLGARRIAVEVNRDIIPREDYADYRLHVGDEIEVVHFVGGG from the coding sequence ATGACGGTCACACTCAATGGAGAAACGCGCGAGTGCCGAGACGGCATGACGGTAGCGGAGCTGGTGGCCGAGCTTGGTCTTGGCGCGCGCCGCATCGCGGTTGAGGTGAACCGCGACATTATTCCCCGTGAAGACTACGCCGATTATCGCCTTCACGTTGGCGATGAAATCGAGGTGGTGCATTTCGTCGGCGGGGGATGA
- the purH gene encoding bifunctional phosphoribosylaminoimidazolecarboxamide formyltransferase/IMP cyclohydrolase — protein sequence MVHVSRALISVSDKRGIVEFARALAALGIEILSTGGTAKALAEAGIAVVPVEDFTGFPEMLDGRVKTLHPKIHAGILHRRSDPAHLQTMQAHGLKPIDLVVVNLYPFEQTVANPNCTFADAIENIDIGGPALLRATAKNHADVGVVVDPADYPAIVEALRTNGALSAAQKFALAKKAFQLTARYDAAIADYLGSLNEQQQRQPFGDTLHLQYEKAQDLRYGENPHQSGAFYRLPIITESCIANARQLQGKELSFNNIVDANAAFELLKEFDEIAAVAIKHTNPCGVATSATSLAEAFRKARACDPVSIFGGIVGLNREVDADTAQEILELYKEGFIEILLAPGFSTAALDMLASSKRLLNIRLMEIPTIASPTPARYETKYVVGGILLQERDHGTVRVTECQVVTKRQPTADEYRALDFGWRVCKHVKSNAIVLAKSDQVIGVGAGQMSRVDSAKIAVSRAADLGLDTRGTVVASDAFFPFRDGLDVVARAGATAVIQPGGSVRDKEVIAAADEHGLAMIFTGMRHFRH from the coding sequence ATGGTACATGTGAGCCGCGCGCTCATCAGCGTGAGCGACAAGCGCGGAATCGTTGAGTTTGCCCGTGCACTCGCCGCGCTCGGCATCGAGATCCTTTCTACCGGTGGCACTGCCAAAGCTCTGGCAGAAGCCGGTATTGCCGTCGTTCCTGTCGAAGACTTTACTGGGTTCCCGGAAATGCTCGATGGGCGCGTCAAGACTCTGCATCCGAAGATTCATGCCGGTATTCTCCATCGCCGTAGCGACCCTGCTCACTTGCAAACCATGCAGGCGCACGGGCTCAAGCCTATCGATCTGGTGGTGGTGAATCTCTATCCCTTCGAGCAGACGGTGGCCAACCCCAACTGTACGTTCGCCGACGCCATCGAAAACATCGATATTGGCGGACCTGCGCTCCTGCGCGCGACGGCCAAGAATCATGCCGATGTCGGTGTGGTCGTCGATCCGGCGGATTATCCCGCCATCGTCGAGGCGTTGCGCACTAACGGCGCACTGTCCGCCGCGCAGAAATTTGCCTTAGCGAAGAAAGCCTTCCAATTAACCGCGCGCTATGACGCCGCCATTGCCGATTACTTGGGCAGCCTCAATGAACAGCAACAACGACAGCCGTTTGGCGACACTCTGCATTTGCAGTATGAAAAGGCGCAAGACCTGCGCTATGGCGAGAACCCGCATCAGTCCGGGGCTTTTTATCGTCTGCCGATCATTACTGAATCGTGTATCGCTAACGCACGCCAACTACAAGGCAAGGAACTGTCATTCAATAACATCGTTGATGCCAACGCGGCATTCGAGTTGTTGAAGGAGTTCGACGAGATCGCGGCGGTCGCCATTAAACACACCAACCCGTGTGGGGTGGCCACCTCAGCGACTTCTCTTGCCGAGGCTTTCCGCAAAGCACGCGCTTGCGATCCGGTGTCGATTTTTGGCGGCATCGTGGGCTTGAACCGTGAGGTCGATGCTGACACCGCCCAAGAAATTCTTGAACTCTACAAAGAAGGGTTCATCGAAATCTTACTGGCACCGGGGTTTTCAACGGCAGCGCTTGACATGCTCGCGTCTTCCAAGCGGCTGCTCAATATCCGCCTCATGGAGATTCCCACCATCGCCTCGCCCACACCAGCACGGTACGAAACCAAGTACGTGGTCGGCGGTATACTGCTGCAAGAGCGCGATCACGGCACAGTGCGCGTCACAGAATGCCAAGTCGTCACGAAACGCCAGCCGACGGCGGACGAATACCGTGCCCTAGACTTCGGCTGGCGGGTGTGCAAGCACGTCAAGTCGAATGCCATCGTCCTGGCCAAGAGCGACCAAGTGATTGGTGTCGGGGCGGGGCAGATGAGCCGGGTGGATTCCGCGAAGATCGCGGTGTCACGCGCGGCGGACCTAGGGCTCGACACTCGGGGCACGGTCGTGGCGTCGGATGCGTTTTTCCCGTTTCGGGATGGACTCGATGTCGTCGCCCGCGCGGGCGCCACGGCCGTGATTCAGCCCGGCGGCAGTGTACGCGACAAGGAAGTCATTGCGGCTGCGGATGAGCATGGCCTAGCCATGATCTTCACCGGCATGCGGCATTTCCGACATTAA
- the purD gene encoding phosphoribosylamine--glycine ligase, which yields MKVLVIGSGGREHALVWKIRQSPRVSRVYCAPGNAGIGALAELVDIAPNDVTALRLFAQQEGIGLTVVGPELPLSLGLVDAFEAHGLRVFGPNRQAAQLEVSKAFAKEIMRQQRVPTAACETFSDLEAARRYVHRIGAPVVVKADGLAAGKGVFVCMTVEEALAAVEQILHERAFGEAGKQLLIEEFLEGEEASFLAFTDGTTVLPLASAQDHKRIFDEDRGPNTGGMGACSPAPVVTPALTDRILAEVMLPVVRGLKERGIVYKGILYAGLMIHQERLSVLEFNVRFGDPECQPLMFRLQSDLVEAMDAVIDKRLADIALVWDPRPAVCVVLAAEGYPGTYTTGHVISGLDSLQAWKNGMVFHAGTVRVQEAILTTGGRVLGVTAAGMNIQDAITEAYEAVEKIAWPGMQYRRDIGQRALNR from the coding sequence ATGAAAGTTCTCGTTATCGGCAGCGGTGGCCGCGAACACGCCTTGGTGTGGAAAATCCGTCAGAGTCCACGCGTCTCGCGCGTGTACTGTGCGCCCGGCAATGCCGGCATCGGTGCGCTGGCCGAGTTGGTTGACATTGCCCCTAACGACGTCACAGCGCTCCGCCTATTTGCTCAGCAGGAAGGCATCGGGTTGACCGTGGTCGGACCGGAACTCCCGCTCAGTCTCGGGCTCGTGGATGCATTCGAGGCCCATGGGCTGCGGGTGTTCGGACCTAACCGTCAAGCGGCCCAGCTCGAAGTCAGCAAAGCGTTCGCGAAAGAGATCATGCGCCAGCAGCGCGTACCCACCGCTGCGTGCGAGACCTTTAGCGACTTGGAAGCCGCGCGGCGGTACGTCCATCGCATTGGTGCTCCGGTCGTGGTCAAGGCGGACGGTTTGGCGGCGGGAAAAGGGGTATTCGTTTGCATGACAGTTGAAGAAGCGCTGGCTGCCGTCGAGCAAATTTTGCACGAGCGCGCCTTCGGCGAGGCCGGGAAGCAACTCCTCATTGAGGAATTTCTCGAAGGCGAAGAAGCTTCGTTTCTCGCTTTTACCGACGGAACGACGGTGTTGCCGCTGGCGTCGGCGCAAGATCATAAACGCATTTTCGACGAGGATCGTGGTCCGAACACTGGAGGAATGGGCGCGTGTTCTCCAGCCCCGGTGGTCACACCGGCCCTGACCGACCGCATCCTCGCCGAAGTGATGCTGCCAGTCGTGCGCGGGCTCAAGGAACGCGGCATCGTCTATAAAGGGATTTTGTATGCCGGATTGATGATCCACCAAGAACGCCTTAGCGTTTTGGAGTTTAACGTACGGTTCGGCGACCCGGAATGTCAGCCGCTCATGTTTCGGCTTCAGTCCGACCTGGTGGAAGCCATGGACGCTGTGATCGACAAACGGCTCGCGGACATCGCGCTGGTGTGGGACCCACGTCCTGCCGTCTGCGTCGTGCTCGCAGCAGAAGGCTATCCTGGAACCTATACGACCGGCCACGTCATTTCGGGGCTCGATTCTCTACAGGCGTGGAAAAATGGTATGGTCTTTCATGCTGGCACGGTCAGAGTACAAGAAGCGATACTGACCACAGGCGGGCGCGTCTTAGGAGTGACGGCTGCCGGCATGAACATTCAAGACGCCATCACCGAAGCGTACGAGGCGGTGGAAAAAATCGCGTGGCCCGGCATGCAGTATCGCCGGGACATTGGGCAGCGCGCGCTCAACCGCTAA
- a CDS encoding DUF1015 domain-containing protein, whose amino-acid sequence MATIRPFRGVRYNPAIVGDLQHVVSPPYDVISTEQQTLLHLRSPYNAVHLDLNRDPERYTVAAQLLSTWLEHNVLLQEEEPALYVYAQEFTLKDGIRRRRVGLLTALKLEEFSSGKIRPHERTFEYAKADRLALLKACQTHLSSIFCLYARPGWSIERTLASALTAAPLVHVSDDNETVHTLWRVTDPVLIAKVAGQLEQEILIIADGHHRYETALRYRNEQAQLAKLTGEEPCNFVLAFLTNAVDEGLVILPTHRLLQDVNLPKMEHLRMVLQRQFRVAVFSAQDKEAFFAALHAPGTRHIGCAFAGAGQYWILSFDDRVTEGLTIPASLRALDVTVLHDVLLQRFLGLPPDVQKEKLTYTIDEEEALDRVARHQSQAAFFLNPTTFQQVAEVCKSGETMPQKSTYFFPKLLTGLVFYKL is encoded by the coding sequence ATGGCCACTATTCGACCGTTTCGCGGGGTGCGGTATAACCCCGCCATCGTCGGCGACCTCCAGCATGTCGTGTCTCCTCCTTACGACGTGATTTCCACCGAGCAACAGACGTTGCTGCATCTCCGCAGCCCGTACAACGCGGTGCATCTCGACTTGAACCGCGACCCGGAACGCTACACCGTCGCCGCGCAGCTGCTCTCGACTTGGCTTGAACACAATGTCCTCCTGCAAGAAGAAGAACCTGCGCTGTATGTGTATGCGCAAGAGTTCACGCTGAAAGACGGCATCCGCCGACGTCGGGTGGGTCTGTTGACCGCCTTGAAGTTGGAAGAGTTCTCTTCGGGAAAAATTCGCCCGCACGAACGCACGTTCGAATATGCCAAGGCCGATAGATTGGCGCTCCTGAAAGCCTGTCAGACTCATCTCAGCTCGATTTTCTGTCTCTACGCGCGCCCCGGTTGGTCCATAGAGCGAACCCTCGCCTCGGCGTTGACGGCGGCTCCGCTCGTTCACGTCAGCGACGACAACGAGACCGTGCATACCTTATGGCGGGTCACCGATCCCGTCTTGATCGCCAAAGTGGCGGGGCAGCTCGAACAGGAAATCCTGATTATTGCCGACGGGCATCATCGCTACGAAACCGCGCTGCGCTATCGTAACGAACAGGCGCAGCTAGCGAAGCTCACTGGCGAGGAACCGTGCAATTTCGTGTTAGCGTTCCTCACCAACGCCGTGGACGAAGGACTGGTTATTCTGCCCACGCATCGTTTGCTCCAAGATGTGAACTTGCCCAAGATGGAGCATCTGCGCATGGTGTTGCAGCGCCAGTTTCGAGTCGCCGTTTTCTCGGCGCAGGATAAAGAAGCGTTCTTCGCTGCGTTACACGCGCCTGGAACGCGGCACATCGGCTGCGCGTTTGCCGGGGCAGGCCAGTATTGGATACTGTCGTTCGATGATCGCGTGACGGAGGGGCTCACCATACCGGCGTCGTTACGTGCGTTGGATGTCACCGTGCTCCACGACGTCTTGCTCCAGCGCTTTCTGGGCTTACCGCCGGACGTACAAAAGGAGAAATTGACCTACACGATCGACGAGGAAGAAGCGTTGGACCGCGTGGCTCGCCATCAAAGCCAAGCGGCATTCTTCCTCAATCCCACCACATTTCAGCAAGTCGCCGAGGTGTGTAAGAGCGGCGAGACCATGCCGCAAAAGTCCACGTACTTTTTCCCCAAGCTGTTGACGGGACTGGTGTTCTACAAGCTCTGA